The Rhodococcus sp. B50 DNA window GAGCCGCAACGACGGTCGACCTGAAGGCCCGGAACGTCCACGCCGAGACCGGCGTTGAGGGCGGCGACGCGGCCGAGAGCCGGGGCCTCACCGTTGGGGGAGGCCTGGCCGAGGAAGACGTCGTCGATGTCGGAGCCGGCGATGCCGGTGCGGGCGACGAGTTCGCGGATGACGGTGGCCGCGAGATCCTCGGGGGCGATGTCCTTCAGGACACCACCGAACCGGCCCACCGGGGTGCGCAGGGGTTCGCAGATCACTACGTCGGTCATGATGTACCTCGATCGGAGTTGTTCACTGGTGGGTCTGGGTGCGGGCGAGATCTGTGGAGATCGCCTCGGCGGTGGCGAGCAGCGCCGGGACGAGCTCGTCGTGCACGGTCTCCATCCGGTAGCGCGCCGCATGGGTCGACAGGTTCACCGACGCCACAACGGTTCCCGACGCGTCGCGGATCGGTGCGGCGAGCGATCGCAGGCCTTCTTCGAGTTCCTGGTCGACCACGCAGTATCCGTTGCGACGCACCGCGGCGACCTCTTCGCGCAGCGCCTCGGCTGTGGTGACGGTGTTGCCGGTGATGGGTGCGAGATCGGCCCGGGCGAGACAGGCCTCGAACTCGTCGTCGGTCAGGCCGGCGAGCAGCACTCGTCCCATGGAGGTCGCGTAGGCGGGGAAGCGGGTGCCGAGTGTGATGGTGACGGTCATGATGCGACTGACAGGGACTCGCGCGACGTAGACGACGTCGTCTCCGTCGAGCACCGACACCGAGGTCGATTCCTTGACCTTCTCGGCGAGCGCTTCGAGATGCGGCCGCGCGACCTCCGGCAGCGTCAGCGCGGACAGATAGCTGTATCCGAGTTCGAGCACCCGCGGGGTGAGCCAGAACTGGGATCCGTCGGTGCGGACGTAGCCGAGTTCGATGAGGGTCAGCAGGAATCGGCGGGCGGTGGCGCGGGTGAGGCCGGTCGCGCGGGCGACGTCCGAGAGCGACTGCCGTTGGGTGTGCGCACCGAAGGCTTTGATGACCGACAGGCCGCGGGCCAGCGACTGCACGTAATCGGGTGACGCCCCGGGGTTCTCGCGGACGACCGTCGGTGACGTGACATCGGGAGTGGTCACGACCCGGCGCCCCCTTCAGCGTCGGCGAGGGCCTGCCTGCCGAGCGCGAACGCGCGGTTGCTGTTGGGGACACCCGCGTAGACCGCGGTGTGCAGGAACACCTCGACGAGCTCGTCGGGGTCGATCCCCGCGCGCAGGGCTGCGCGGATGTGCATGTCCAGTTCGTGCTCGTTGCCGACCGCGGTGAGGATCGCGAGGGTCAGCAACCGGCGGGTGTGATGGTCCAGACCCGGACGTGCCCAGATATCGCCCCACGCGGTGCGGGTGATGAAATCCTGGAAGGGGCGGGTGAATTCGGTGGCCGACTCGATGGACCGGTCGACGTGGGCGTCACCGAGTACGGAACGGCGCACCCCCAGTCCCTCCTCGAACACCGCGGTGCGGTGCGCGGCGGACGGAGTGGCGCGCGAGATGTGTTCACGGATGAGCTTCGTGATCCGTCCCGCCTGTTCCACATTGGCGAGGTGCGCGCCGGGGGAGACGACGTGGAAGGCCGAGTC harbors:
- a CDS encoding IclR family transcriptional regulator domain-containing protein, whose protein sequence is MTTPDVTSPTVVRENPGASPDYVQSLARGLSVIKAFGAHTQRQSLSDVARATGLTRATARRFLLTLIELGYVRTDGSQFWLTPRVLELGYSYLSALTLPEVARPHLEALAEKVKESTSVSVLDGDDVVYVARVPVSRIMTVTITLGTRFPAYATSMGRVLLAGLTDDEFEACLARADLAPITGNTVTTAEALREEVAAVRRNGYCVVDQELEEGLRSLAAPIRDASGTVVASVNLSTHAARYRMETVHDELVPALLATAEAISTDLARTQTHQ